One genomic window of Nicotiana sylvestris chromosome 10, ASM39365v2, whole genome shotgun sequence includes the following:
- the LOC138879684 gene encoding uncharacterized protein: MVNVEWIQMWPNMEGVSMNPGFSDHCPLSVKFDTSSQVGGKPFKFLNCLINLKSFEGTVQIGWELGKSRQTMLTVWNKLKKLKVLLKQMNKEEFTSIDSKIQNARERLESMQNQMSCPDQGEMQVELERTTKLELEKWLMVEESIMKQKSRVQWLNLGDSNTVFYHACMKNRQARNNIGRLIDSNGDIVQNPEEVKAKILNFYRGYLVVQLHSYQ; the protein is encoded by the coding sequence ATGGTAAATGTTGAATGGATACAAATGTGGCCTAATATGGAGGGGGTGTCTATGAACCCGGGATTCTCTGATCATTGCCCTCTAAGTGTGAAGTTTGATACAAGTAGCCAAGTTGGAGGGAAACCTTTCAAGTTTTTGAATTGTCTGATAAACTTGAAGTCTTTTGAAGGTACAGTCCAGATTGGTTGGGAGCTTGGGAAGAGCAGACAAACAATGTTGACAGTGTGGAACAAACTTAAGAAGTTAAAAGTGTTACTGAAGCAGATGAATAAAGAGGAGTTCACTAGCATTGATAGTAAGATACAAAATGCTAGAGAAAGATTAGAAAGTATGCAGAACCAAATGAGTTGTCCTGACCAAGGAGAAATGCAGGTTGAATTGGAAAGAACTACTAAATTGGAGCTGGAGAAATGGCTAATGGTGGAGGAGAGTATTATGAAGCAGAAGTCCAGAGTGCAGTGGCTTAATTTGGGAGATTCTAATACAGTTTTTTATCATGCTTGTATGAAAAATAGACAAGCAAGGAACAACATTGGCAGGCTAATTGATAGTAATGGGGATATAGTGCAAAATCCTGAAGAGGTGAAGgcaaaaattttaaatttttataggGGTTACTTGGTAGTTCAGCTACACAGCTACCAATGA